In Caloramator sp. E03, the sequence GAGCATTTATCAAGGAAGATTTTCCAACATTAGACCTTCCCACAAAAGCAACCTCAGGATACCCAGTAGATGGGTATTGGGATGCTGCCACTGCAGTGGCAGCAAATTCTGCCTTTCTAATTATCATTTTCCTCACCCTTTAAAGCAACCTTTAATACTTCTTCAATTCTTTCTGCAAATATAAACTTTATCTTTTTCTTAATATTATCTGGTATCTTTTCTAAATCCTTTTTGTTTTCAGCAGGTAAAATTATATTTTTAATTCCTGCTCTATATGCTGCTAAAGATTTTTCCTTAACTCCTCCTATTGCAAGAACCCTTCCTGTTAGCGTAATCTCTCCTGTCATTGCTATATCACTTCTCACAGGCTTTTTAGAAAGAGCCGATATCATTGCAGTAACCATAGTAACACCTGCTGACGGTCCATCTTTGGGAACTGCTCCCTCTGGAACATGTATATGAATATCAGTATTCTTATAGAACTCCTCATCTATTCCAAATTTAGATGCATTTGCTCTAATATAGCTATATCCTGCTCTTGCCGATTCCTTCATTACATCTCCAAGCTGACCTGTAAGCTCAAGTTTTCCACTTCCTGTCATTGTTACCACTTCAACAGGAAGTGTATCTCCTCCATAAGAAGTCCAAGCAAGACCCATAACAACTCCTATTTGATCTTTGTTTGCCTTTTCTTCATATTTATACCGAGGAGCTCCTAAATATTTTTCCAAGTTGCTTTGATTTACTTTAACTGTTTTACCTGGATTTTCTACTATCTCCATAGCAGCTTTTCTACAAATGGTTCCTATCTTTCTTTCAAGGTTTCTAACTCCTGATTCCCTTGTATATAGGTTTATTACATCCTTTACCGCCTTATCATTTATATGTATATTTTCTTCCTTAAGCCCATTCTCTCTAATCTGCCTTGGTATTAAGTATTTAGTACATATATTGAATTTTTCTTCATCTGTATACCCTGAAATTTCTATAACTTCCATTCTATCAAGAAGAGGTCTTGGTATAGTATCTATAGTATTTGCTGTAGTTATGAAAAGAACTTTTGATAAATCAAAGGGAAGCTCTAAATAATGGTCTCTAAAGCTATGGTTTTGTTCTGCATCAAGAACCTCTAAAAGAGCATCAGCAGGATCTCCTCTGAAATCAGAACTCATTTTATCAATCTCATCAAGAAGAAATACTGGATTTTTTGTTCCTGCTAATTTAATATTATATATAACCCTTCCAGGAATTGCTCCAACATAAGTTCTTCTATGTCCCCTAATTTCAGCTTCATCCCTGACTCCTCCAAGCGACATTCTAACAAACTTTCTATTCATAGCATTTGCAATTGAACGTGCTATAGAGGTTTTCCCAACACCAGGAGGACCTACAAGGCAAAGTATTGGACCTTTCATATTTTTATTTAATTTTCTTACAGCAAAGTATTCAAGTATTCTTTCTTTAACATCCTTAAGTCCATAATGCTCTTTTTCAAGCACTTCTTTAACCTTTTTAATATCTTCAATATCTTTTGTTTCTTTAGCCCATGGAAGTTCAACAATCCAGTCAAGATATGTTTTTATAACTCCACCCTCTGGAGAGCCAGGCATTAATTTTTCATATCTTGAAAGTTCATATAATGCCTTTTCCTTTGCTTCTTTTGGAAGTTTAGCTTTATTTATCTTACTTTTATATTCTTCAACTTCGTTTTCAATACTATCTTTATCGCCAAGTTCTTCTTGTATCACTTTAAGC encodes:
- the lon gene encoding endopeptidase La, whose translation is MEENKDNILPLLTLRGITIFPYMVLHFDVGRTKSILALEEAMVKDQLIFLVAQKDSKVENPNIDDIYKIGCVSKIKQILKLPGDTIRVLVEGLHRAEIEEIIQEEPFFKCKLSIYMEPKEEKTVEIEALMRQAIAHFEEYVNQSNSIPNEIMPTIYDIEEPGKLCDIITSYLIIKHENKQELLEAIEPTKRLRKLLEIITREIDILKIERKIGLKVKRKIDKMQKEYYLREQLKVIQEELGDKDSIENEVEEYKSKINKAKLPKEAKEKALYELSRYEKLMPGSPEGGVIKTYLDWIVELPWAKETKDIEDIKKVKEVLEKEHYGLKDVKERILEYFAVRKLNKNMKGPILCLVGPPGVGKTSIARSIANAMNRKFVRMSLGGVRDEAEIRGHRRTYVGAIPGRVIYNIKLAGTKNPVFLLDEIDKMSSDFRGDPADALLEVLDAEQNHSFRDHYLELPFDLSKVLFITTANTIDTIPRPLLDRMEVIEISGYTDEEKFNICTKYLIPRQIRENGLKEENIHINDKAVKDVINLYTRESGVRNLERKIGTICRKAAMEIVENPGKTVKVNQSNLEKYLGAPRYKYEEKANKDQIGVVMGLAWTSYGGDTLPVEVVTMTGSGKLELTGQLGDVMKESARAGYSYIRANASKFGIDEEFYKNTDIHIHVPEGAVPKDGPSAGVTMVTAMISALSKKPVRSDIAMTGEITLTGRVLAIGGVKEKSLAAYRAGIKNIILPAENKKDLEKIPDNIKKKIKFIFAERIEEVLKVALKGEENDN